Proteins encoded within one genomic window of Equus przewalskii isolate Varuska chromosome 3, EquPr2, whole genome shotgun sequence:
- the NKX3-2 gene encoding homeobox protein Nkx-3.2: MAVRGANTLTPFSIQAILNKKEERGGLPAPEGRPVLGGTAVAVAAPPAVCCWRLFGETEAGVLGGAEDSLLASPAGTRTAAGRTAESPGGWDSDSALSEENEGGRRCADAPGASGTGRAGGNLGLGQPVCELPAAKELEEEAAGRSDSEMSASVSGDRSPRAEDDGVGPGSARVSALCPGAGGGGGGPAGGAEEEEEPAAPKPRKKRSRAAFSHAQVFELERRFNHQRYLSGPERADLAASLKLTETQVKIWFQNRRYKTKRRQMAADLLASAPAAKKVAVKVLVRDDQRQYLPGEVLRPPSLLPLQPSFYYPYYCLPGWALSTCAAAAGTQ; the protein is encoded by the exons ATGGCTGTACGCGGCGCCAACACCTTGACGCCCTTCTCCATCCAGGCGATCCTCAACAAGAAAGAGGAGCGCGGCGGGCTACCTGCGCCGGAGGGGCGCCCGGTACTCGGGGGCACAGCGGTGGCAGTGGCTGCGCCGCCCGCTGTCTGCTGCTGGCGGCTTTTTGGGGAAACAGAGGCGGGTGTGCTGGGGGGCGCCGAAGACTCTCTACTGGCGTCGCCTGCCGGGACTAGAACGGCTGCGGGGCGGACCGCGGAGAGCCCTGGAGGCTGGGACTCGGACTCTGCGCTGAGCGAGGAGAACGAGGGCGGGCGGCGCTGCGCGGATGCGCCGGGGGCCAGCGGGACAGGCCGTGCGGGGGGGAACCTGGGCCTTGGCCAGCCGGTCTGCGAGCTGCCCGCCGCCAAGGAACTGGAGGAAGAAGCCGCGGGCCGAAGCGACAGCGAGATGTCGGCCAGCGTCTCAG GCGACCGCAGCCCGAGAGCCGAGGACGACGGTGTTGGCCCCGGAAGCGCACGCGTGTCCGCACTGTGCCCTggagccggcggcggcggcggcgggccggcgggcggcgcggaggaggaggaggagcccgcGGCGCCCAAGCCGCGCAAGAAGCGCTCGCGGGCCGCCTTCTCCCACGCGCAAGTCTTCGAGCTGGAGCGCCGCTTCAACCACCAGCGCTACCTGTCTGGGCCCGAGCGCGCAGATCTGGCCGCGTCGCTGAAGCTCACAGAGACGCAGGTGAAGATCTGGTTCCAGAACCGTCGCTACAAGACCAAGCGTCGGCAGATGGCTGCCGACCTGCTGGCCTCCGCACCCGCCGCCAAGAAGGTGGCGGTGAAAGTGCTGGTGCGCGACGACCAGAGACAGTATCTGCCTGGAGAGGTGCTGCGGCCACCCTCGCTGCTGCCACTGCAGCCCTCCTTTTATTATCCTTACTACTGCCTCCCTGGCTGGGCACTCTCCACGTGCGCAGCCGCCGCGGGCACCCAGTGA